The genomic interval GGGTGGGTGGTCATCGATCCCACGCTCCCGGCCGCCGAGCGCGCCGCGGCCACGCTGCGCGCCTGTGCCGAGCGCGCGCCGCGCATCTGGGGCGCGCTGCTGCCGCAGGAGCCCGAGACCGGTCGGCGCGGCGGCTCGGAGATCCTGCTGCGCGACAGCGCCCGCGGTGGCTACATCCCGGTGATCGTGGTCAACCACAAGGTCACCGACCCGCGCCAGCCCGACCCGGCCGACCACCACCCGCTGACCTCGGACCTGTACCGCTGGGACCCCCAGCCGGACCGGCACGTCCGGGTCCGCACCCAGCCGCGCGACCAGCAGCGGCTGGCCCACCTCTACCGCATGCTGCAGCGCCACGGCCTGGCCAGTCCGGCCCTGGTCGGCGGCGCGATCGGCTACCACTTCGACCGCATCCTGGTGCACGAGCTGGGCCCGCTGCTCGACGAGTACGACCGCCGCTACGCCGACCGCATCGGGGTGGTGCGCGGCGAGCTGCCCACCATCCCGTCCAAGGTGCCCGAGTGCCGCCGCTGCCCGTGGTGGAACCGTTCCGCCGCCCCGGAGATCCCCAGCTGTGAGCGCTGGCTGACCGAGCATCGTGATGTCAGCCTGGTCGCGCCCGGTTCGCGCGCCGAACTGCTGCGCCGCCACGGCGTGCAGACCATCGAGGATCTGGCGGGCTGGACCGGCGACGACCCCGACGACTGGCAGCACGAGCCCTTCACCGAGACGGTGGTCACCGCCCGCGCCTGGATCTCCGGCGCCCCGCTGGTCCGCCGCTTCGAACACGTGCGGGTGCAGCGCGCCGACGTGGAGGTAGACGTCGATCTGGAGAGCTTCCAGGAGTACGGCGCCTACCTGTGGGGCACGCTGCTCGACGGCGTGTACCGCCCGTTCGTCACCTGGGATCCGCTGCCGACCCCCGACGAGGCCCGCTCGTTCGCCGAGTTCTGGAGCTGGCTGATGGGCGTGCGCGCGCAGGCCGCGGTCGCGGGGAAAACCTTTGCGGCATACTGCTATTCGCGCACGGCCGAGGACAAGTGGCTCTACGAGTCGGCCCGCCGGTTCGCGGGCATGCCGGGCGTGCCGACCGAGCACCAGGTGCGCGATTTCGTCGACGGCCCGCAGTGGGTCGACATGTTCCAGGCCGTCTCCGAGCAGTTCATCTGCCCGAACGGCAAGGGCCTCAAGAAGATCGCCCCCGTCGCCGGTTTCTCCTGGCGCGACCCGGAGGCCGGCGGCGAGGCGTCGATGAGCTGGTACCGGCTCGCCGTGGGTTACGACGGCGAGCCCGACGTCACCCAGCGCACCCGCCTGCTCGAATACAACGAGGACGATGTGCGCGCGACCCTCGCGCTGCGCGAGTGGATGTCGCCGCGCCGCCCCGGCGCGCCGGGCGCGGAGACCGAGGTCCCGGCGATGATCGACTTCCGAGGGCCGAGCCCCGTGCCGTCGACCGCGCGGCCGTCGTAATATCTGGTCGTGACTGAGCACGTCGAACAGCTGGAGTTTCAGGCCGAGACTCATCAGCTCCTGGAACTGATGATCCACTCGGTCTACTCGAACAAGGACACTTTCCTCCGCGAACTGATCTCGAACGCCTCCGACGCGCTGGACAAGCTGCGCTTGGAGTCGTTCCGGGACAAGGATCTCGAGGTCGACACCTCGGACCTGCACGTCGAGCTGGAGGTCGATCGGGAGAACCGGATCCTCACGGTCCGCGACAACGGCATCGGCATGTCGCGCGCCGAGGTGGTGGATCTGATCGGCACTCTGGCCAAATCGGGCACCGCCGAGGTGCGCCGGCAGCTGCTGGAGGCCAAGAAGTCGCAGGCCGAGGCCGAGGAGTTGATCGGCCAGTTCGGCATCGGCTTCTACTCGACCTTCATGGTGGCCGACAAGGTCACCCTGACCACCCGTCGCGCCGGCGAGACGACCGCCACCCGGTGGGAGTCGGCGGCCGGCAGCTCCACCTACACCATCGAAACCCTGGACGAGGCGCCGCAGGGCACCGCGGTGTCGCTGCACCTCAAGCCCGCCGACGAGGAGGACCACCTCTTCGACTACACCCAGGAGTGGAAGCTCCGCGACATCGTCAAGAAGTACTCCGATTTCATCGCCTGGCCGATCCGCATGCAGGTGGAGCGGACCGTCACCGAGGGTGAGGGCGAGGACAAGCAGGAGAAGACGATCCTCGAGGAGCAGACGCTCAACTCGCAGAAGGCGCTGTGGACGCGGCCCAAGAGCGAGGTGTCCGAGGAGGAGTACAAGGAGTTCTACAAGCACGTCTCGCACGCCTGGGACGATCCGCTGGAGATCATCCCGCTCAAGGCCGAGGGCACCTTCGAATATCAAGCGCTGCTGTTCATTCCGTCGCACGCGCCGTTCGACCTGTTCCAGCGCGACCACCAGCGCGGCGTACAGCTGTATGTGCGCCGGGTGTTCATCATGGACAACTGCGAAGAGCTGATGCCGGAGTATCTGCGCTTCGTCAAGGGCGTGGTGGACGCGCAGGATCTGTCGCTGAACGTCTCGCGCGAGATCCTGCAGCAGGACCGGCAGATCCAGATGATCCGCAAGCGACTGGTGCGCAAGGTGCTCTCGACGATCAAGGAGATGCAAGGCGCCGCGTCCGAGGAAACCGAGGACAAGTCCAAGTACGAGACCTTCTGGAAGGAGTTCGGCCGCGTCCTCAAGGAGGGTCTGCTGTCGGACTTCGACAACCGCGAGACCATTCTGCAGGTCTCGTCGTTCGCCTCCACCCACTCCGACGAGCAGCCGACCACGCTCGCCGAGTACGTGGAACGGATGCAGGACGGCCAGGACTCGATCTACTACATGACCGGCGAGTCGCGGCAGCAGATCGAGAACTCACCGCATATGGAGGCATTCAAGGCCAAGGGCCTCGAGGTGCTGGTGCTCACCGATCCGGTCGACGAGATGTGGGTCGGCTCGGTGCCGGAGTTCGACGGCAAGAAGTTCCAGTCCATCGCCAAGGGTGAGGTGGATCTGGAGTCCGAGGAGGAGAAGAAGGCCTCCGAGCAGCTGCGCGAACAGCAGGAGAAGGACTTCGGCGACATGCTGAAGTGGATGCGGGAGACGCTGCGCGACAGCGTCAAGGAGGTGCGGCTGTCGAGCCGGCTGACCACCTCACCGGCGTGCGTCGTGGGTGACGTCTTCGACTTCACCCCGCAGTTGGAGCGCATGTACCGGGCCTCGGGCCAGGCGCTGCCGGAAACCAAGCGCATCCTGGAACTCAATCCGGGTCATCCGCTGGTCACGGGCCTGCGCGACGCGTACGGCGAACACGGGTCGGACTCCGACAAGGCCGCCGATCTCGCCCAGACCGCCGAATTGCTGTACGGCACCGCGGTTCTCGCGGAGGGCGGCGAGTTGAAGGATCCGGCGCACTTCGCCCAGGTGCTGGCCGAGCGGCTGACCCGCTCGCTGTGACCCGACCGATCCGCTCGGGGCGGCTGTGATCCTGGTCATGGCCGCCCCGGCGTCGGGGAACCTTTCCGGTGCCGATGCGTTACTGTAGATGGTCGCATCGTTTGTGTGTTCGTGTTCATCATGCTCGCGCGGAGCATTGTGCGGGCGTCGCTTCTCCTTGCCAGGCAAGTTGCAAGTCGCCGTCTGGATGCGACCCGGTCGCCGCAGCCGCGGCGTCGGCAACAACCCTTTCAGGAGAAGAAAATGGTTCAGGGAACCGTGAAGTGGTTCAACGCGGAGAAGGGCTACGGCTTCATCGCGCACGAGGGTGGCCCGGACGTGTTCGTCCACTACTCGGAGATCGAGGGCAGCGGCTACCGCGGCCTCGATGAGGGCCAGCAGGTGAGCTTCGAGATCACCCAGGGCAAGAAGGGCCCCCAGGCCTCCGGCGTCCGCGCCCTGTAAGCGCAGACCACATCAAAGCCCACACCGAAAAACGGTGTGGGCTTTGTGCTATCGACCGGGTGTGGGCTTTCGATGCCGACCGGTGTGGCCTTGTGCTGCGAACCGGTGTGGGCTTGTGCTGCGAACCGGTGTGGGCCTGGTGTTGTCGAGCGGCGTGAGTCCTGAATTGGCCGCTCGGTCCGGTCGGGCACCGCCGGGTGTACCTCATCATGGAGGTATGGACATGCTCGATTCGGTGGGGGCGAGCCTGGTGCACGTGGCTCGTCGAGATTTCTTCTGGATGGCCTGGAACTCCGTGCTGGCGTGGATTCCGGTGGCCTTGGCGCTGTTGGTGTTTCGCACCGGGCGCGGGGCCGGGACGGCGGCGCGGTCGCCGTTCTGGTGGGCGGGGCTGGCGCTGTTCGTGCTGTTCCTGCCCAACGCGCCGTACGTGGTGACCGATCTGGTGCACCTGCGCTACGACATCCACGCGGTCGGCGACGGGCCGGTGGTGACGACCGTGCTGCCGCTGTACACGGTGTTCATCGTGTCCGGATTCCTGGCCTACTACCTGGCCCTGGCCGAGGCCGGCCGGTTCCTCGACGGCAGCGGGCTCGGCCGTTATCGACTGCCCGTCACGCTGGGCCTGCACCTGTCCTGCGCGGTCGGCGTGTTCCTCGGCCGGTGGGCCCGGCTCAACAGCTGGGAGCCGGTGGTGCAGCCGCACACCACCTTCGACCGCATCCTGCTCGCCCTCAGCTGGTCCTGGGCCCCGGCCGCGATCGTGGTGCTGTTCCTGGTCAACGCCGTCGGCCACTTCGTGACCAAGGCCGTCGCCGAGGCCACCGTCGACAGCACCCGTCGGGTGCTGGTCCGCTTGCGCCCGGCCTCCGACGCTTCCTGAAAGCCGGGCGCGGCTCGCGTCAGCGCGGCGCCATGCGCAGGGCGCCGTCCATGCGGAAGACCTCGCCGTTGAGGTAGTCGTGCTCGACGATGTACTGCGCCAGCTGCGCGTACTCGTCGGGGCGGCCCAGCCGCGACGGGAAGGGCACGCCCGCCTCCAGACCCTTGCGGTACTCCTCGGTGACCCCGGCCAGCATCGGAGTGTCGATGATGCCGGGGGCGATGGTGTCCACCCGGATGCCGAACTGCGCCAGGTCGCGGGCGGCCGGAATGGTCATGCCGGCCACGCCGCCCTTGGACGCCGAATAGGCGATCTGGCCGACCTGGCCCTCGAACGCCGCCACCGACGCCGTGTTGATGACGACGCCGCGCTGGCCGTACTCGTCGACCGGCTCGGTCTTGGCGATGGCGTCGGCGGCCAGCCGCATCACATTGAAGGTGCCCAGCAGGTTCACGGTGATGACCGTGCGGAACAGCTCCAGGTCGTGCGGGCCGTTCTTGGACAGGATCCGGCCGGCCCAGCCGACGCCGGCGCAGTTCACCACGATGCGCGGCGGTACGCCGGACTCGACCACCGTGGCGACGGCGGCGGCCACCTCGTCGTTGCTGGTGACATCGGTCGGAATCAGGGTGACGCCGGGCGGCACGCTGTCGCCGGCGCGCTCGATGGACTGCTGCAGGTCCAGACCGAATACGGTGGCCCCCAGACCGGCGAAGCGCGCGGCGGTCGCGGCGCCCAGGCCGGACGCAGCTCCGGTGATGATTGCGGCGGATCCCGAAATCTCCACGGTGTTTTGGTCCTCTCGTTTGTGACGGCCCTCGCTGGCCTTCCGTCAACAAGCACCATAACCGGCGTTCAGGGCGATTCGGCCGGGGGCCGCCGCCGAGCCGTTTGTGAACAGGGGTGTTCTCCGGTGCTACCGTCGTCGTATGCCAGAGCCGGTCAGCACCGTTCGCCAGCTGCCCCGCGGCCGTCACGGCCTGCCCCGAGCGACGGTGGTCGCGGCGCAGCGCGACCGCATCCTGACCGCGATGGCCGACGCGATGGCCGAGAACGGTTATGTGGGAACGTCGGTGGCCGCGATCATCAAACGGGCCGGGGTGTCCCGCGAGACCTTCTACGAGCAGTTCCGTTCCAAGGAGGACTGTTTCGAGGCGGCGTACGAGCGGGCGGTCCGCCTGCTGCTGGACCGCATCACGGAAGCGGCTCGGGCGCTGGCGGATTCGGACTCGGGGCTGGAGGTCCGGATGCGCGCGCTGCTGACCGCGTATCTGGACGGCCTGGCGAGCGAGCCCGCGTACGCGCGGCTGTACCTCGTCGAGGTGTACGCCGTGGGGCCGAAGGCCCTGGCTCGCCGGGCACTGCTGCAGGAGTCGTTCGTAGAGATGCTGGCCGAGACGCTCGGGGCCCGGACCGAACCGCAGCGTTTCGCGTGCCAGGCGCTGGTCGCCGCGCTGAGCTCGATGGTGACCACCCGCGTCGCCGCCGACGACACGGCCGGGCTGCACGCGCTGCGCGAGCCGATGCTGGAACTGGTGCGCCGCAGCGGTGACCTGTTCGGCGCGGCCCCGGCCGAACAGCCGGTCTTCTCCCGCGGCTGACAGACCAGGGCGCTCAGCGGTGGGTGTCCAGGTGGTTCGGGGCGGGGTTCTCGTCGGTGGGTTCGGGTGTGCGGCGGAGTACCCACAGGACGACGGCGGCCAGAGCGGGAGCGATTGCGGCGAGGGCGAGTTCGGGGGCGCGGCCCAGGCTCGGTGCCAGCGCGGACAGCAGGGTGGCGGTGCCGATGTAGAGGAACAGCAGGCCCGAACCGATGGCGATCAACCGTTCGGGCAGGTGCTTGCCGACGGTGATGCCGATCGCGATGGCGAGCGCCCCGGCGGCGACCATGCCGAGCACCGATCCGGTCCATACCGCGAGCCAGCTGTGGTTGGACGACAGCGCGACGGTGGCGAACATGGTCCGGTCGCCGAGTTCGGCGAGCAGGAAGGCGGAGATCACTACGAAGAAGGCCCGGCCCGGCGGTTGCGTCGCGGCCTCGGCCGCCACCTCGGAATCGTCGTCCTCGGCGCGGGCCTCACGCAGCGTCCACAGCCCGACGGCCAGCAGGATGACACCGGTGCAGACCGCGATCAGGTCGGTGGGCAGCGCGGCGCCGAGGAAATGCCCGACACCGGCGGCGATCAGATTCACCGCGACGCTCGCGACGGCGATGCCCGACAGTACGATCCACCAGCGGTAGCGCAGGGCGAAGGTCAGCGCCATCAGCTGCGACTTGTCACCGAGTTCGGCGACGAACAGCACACCGAAGCTCAGCAATATCGTGGCGATCATGAAACGGCTCCCAGGTCTCCGGCCTGCCGGCCGAAGACGGAGCGCGCCCTCAGCCGACAACGCATCCGAATGCTCGGTTGGTCTTGTCGTCGGCCGAAGGTCTCGCCCACCGGCGTCGAGCCGGTTCACGTACCCGGACCCCGACGTATCCGCCGCGGGTCAGTATGTCGAGCACGTGATTCGGGGCTACTCCCCTTCGCTGTCTGGAAGCCTACCCCGAGTTGCCGGTGCGCGCCAACACCATTTCGTCGAAATCGCAATGCGCGCAATAAGTTTGGGGATCCACGCCGAAGTTTTCGGGTACCCGTTCCCGGGCGGCAGGAGACCCGTCCGAGCCCCGGCAGCCGACCCGATTCAGGCGGCGAGCAGCATGGCCAGCACCGCGGTGTCGGGGTCGCTGATCGGGTCGACGCCGACTCGGCTCACCATGGTGGTGACCGTGCCGTCGAGTTCGGTCTCGACCCACGCGGCGCGGTGTTCCAGTCCCAGATGCGGGACGCCGGGCAGCAGCACACACCCCGAAGCCGCCGCCGCGCACTCCGGCAGCGACGGCCTGGTTTCCGACGGCGGGTGCAGCATGATCAGCGCGGGCGGCGCGTGCTCGGCGAAGCGGCCGGGCTCGACGGCCTCCTCACCCAGTACCGGGCCCTCGGCCAGCACCAGGCCCACTGTGCCCGGGTCCGGGTCGTCGGGCAGGTCCTCGCGCGCGCCGAAGACCGTGGAGGTGGACAGCAGGCCCGGCAGACTGGCGACGCGCACGGCGAGCACGAGCAACTGCGCCCACTCCTTGGTGGTGTCGGGCCAGCGGCCGCCGATGAGAAAACCCCGTAGCAGGCCCTGCGCCTGGAAGGGCGTCACCAGTACCTGATCGTTGCTGCGCATGGTTGCCTCCCGGTGCTCACCGAGCCTGTTCCTTGCTCGACGAGTACCCGAGAATGACGCAAACAATGTCTGGCACACAAGTACCAGAGAGTGCCAAATGCCTGGTAACAGCGCTGAAACACAAAGCGGGC from Nocardia wallacei carries:
- a CDS encoding TM0106 family RecB-like putative nuclease — protein: MYSGSGDRNGREDDGGSAERRGAAVPGARAVAPGVERETRSATSGAERQRVAYVDARALIGCRHRLLLEATHPEVLSGVAEDAGVKQRREAAVAHRAHVRDTLVAADPAGWVVIDPTLPAAERAAATLRACAERAPRIWGALLPQEPETGRRGGSEILLRDSARGGYIPVIVVNHKVTDPRQPDPADHHPLTSDLYRWDPQPDRHVRVRTQPRDQQRLAHLYRMLQRHGLASPALVGGAIGYHFDRILVHELGPLLDEYDRRYADRIGVVRGELPTIPSKVPECRRCPWWNRSAAPEIPSCERWLTEHRDVSLVAPGSRAELLRRHGVQTIEDLAGWTGDDPDDWQHEPFTETVVTARAWISGAPLVRRFEHVRVQRADVEVDVDLESFQEYGAYLWGTLLDGVYRPFVTWDPLPTPDEARSFAEFWSWLMGVRAQAAVAGKTFAAYCYSRTAEDKWLYESARRFAGMPGVPTEHQVRDFVDGPQWVDMFQAVSEQFICPNGKGLKKIAPVAGFSWRDPEAGGEASMSWYRLAVGYDGEPDVTQRTRLLEYNEDDVRATLALREWMSPRRPGAPGAETEVPAMIDFRGPSPVPSTARPS
- the htpG gene encoding molecular chaperone HtpG, yielding MTEHVEQLEFQAETHQLLELMIHSVYSNKDTFLRELISNASDALDKLRLESFRDKDLEVDTSDLHVELEVDRENRILTVRDNGIGMSRAEVVDLIGTLAKSGTAEVRRQLLEAKKSQAEAEELIGQFGIGFYSTFMVADKVTLTTRRAGETTATRWESAAGSSTYTIETLDEAPQGTAVSLHLKPADEEDHLFDYTQEWKLRDIVKKYSDFIAWPIRMQVERTVTEGEGEDKQEKTILEEQTLNSQKALWTRPKSEVSEEEYKEFYKHVSHAWDDPLEIIPLKAEGTFEYQALLFIPSHAPFDLFQRDHQRGVQLYVRRVFIMDNCEELMPEYLRFVKGVVDAQDLSLNVSREILQQDRQIQMIRKRLVRKVLSTIKEMQGAASEETEDKSKYETFWKEFGRVLKEGLLSDFDNRETILQVSSFASTHSDEQPTTLAEYVERMQDGQDSIYYMTGESRQQIENSPHMEAFKAKGLEVLVLTDPVDEMWVGSVPEFDGKKFQSIAKGEVDLESEEEKKASEQLREQQEKDFGDMLKWMRETLRDSVKEVRLSSRLTTSPACVVGDVFDFTPQLERMYRASGQALPETKRILELNPGHPLVTGLRDAYGEHGSDSDKAADLAQTAELLYGTAVLAEGGELKDPAHFAQVLAERLTRSL
- a CDS encoding cold-shock protein, encoding MVQGTVKWFNAEKGYGFIAHEGGPDVFVHYSEIEGSGYRGLDEGQQVSFEITQGKKGPQASGVRAL
- a CDS encoding DUF1361 domain-containing protein, translated to MDMLDSVGASLVHVARRDFFWMAWNSVLAWIPVALALLVFRTGRGAGTAARSPFWWAGLALFVLFLPNAPYVVTDLVHLRYDIHAVGDGPVVTTVLPLYTVFIVSGFLAYYLALAEAGRFLDGSGLGRYRLPVTLGLHLSCAVGVFLGRWARLNSWEPVVQPHTTFDRILLALSWSWAPAAIVVLFLVNAVGHFVTKAVAEATVDSTRRVLVRLRPASDAS
- a CDS encoding SDR family NAD(P)-dependent oxidoreductase, which encodes MEISGSAAIITGAASGLGAATAARFAGLGATVFGLDLQQSIERAGDSVPPGVTLIPTDVTSNDEVAAAVATVVESGVPPRIVVNCAGVGWAGRILSKNGPHDLELFRTVITVNLLGTFNVMRLAADAIAKTEPVDEYGQRGVVINTASVAAFEGQVGQIAYSASKGGVAGMTIPAARDLAQFGIRVDTIAPGIIDTPMLAGVTEEYRKGLEAGVPFPSRLGRPDEYAQLAQYIVEHDYLNGEVFRMDGALRMAPR
- a CDS encoding TetR/AcrR family transcriptional regulator produces the protein MPEPVSTVRQLPRGRHGLPRATVVAAQRDRILTAMADAMAENGYVGTSVAAIIKRAGVSRETFYEQFRSKEDCFEAAYERAVRLLLDRITEAARALADSDSGLEVRMRALLTAYLDGLASEPAYARLYLVEVYAVGPKALARRALLQESFVEMLAETLGARTEPQRFACQALVAALSSMVTTRVAADDTAGLHALREPMLELVRRSGDLFGAAPAEQPVFSRG
- a CDS encoding TMEM165/GDT1 family protein, producing MIATILLSFGVLFVAELGDKSQLMALTFALRYRWWIVLSGIAVASVAVNLIAAGVGHFLGAALPTDLIAVCTGVILLAVGLWTLREARAEDDDSEVAAEAATQPPGRAFFVVISAFLLAELGDRTMFATVALSSNHSWLAVWTGSVLGMVAAGALAIAIGITVGKHLPERLIAIGSGLLFLYIGTATLLSALAPSLGRAPELALAAIAPALAAVVLWVLRRTPEPTDENPAPNHLDTHR
- a CDS encoding peptidase, whose amino-acid sequence is MRSNDQVLVTPFQAQGLLRGFLIGGRWPDTTKEWAQLLVLAVRVASLPGLLSTSTVFGAREDLPDDPDPGTVGLVLAEGPVLGEEAVEPGRFAEHAPPALIMLHPPSETRPSLPECAAAASGCVLLPGVPHLGLEHRAAWVETELDGTVTTMVSRVGVDPISDPDTAVLAMLLAA